A part of Streptomyces sp. DSM 40750 genomic DNA contains:
- a CDS encoding DUF4383 domain-containing protein — translation MATHATHSLRPKGRHAGPRRRIRIDEHLPVDHRLSRVYRFGAGLMGLFLLVFGILGLIDKVGWFDTRGDEVVGLSTNGTLSVLSVAVGLLLLVGMVIGGNFASTLNMTLGVLFILSGFGNMALLDTDSNFLAFRIQNVLFSFVVGILLMTFGMYGRVGTALPHDNPYWRARHPQESEREMRRKAGVGMAKLTRADALPESETGGKDAG, via the coding sequence ATGGCCACGCATGCCACGCACTCACTGCGTCCGAAGGGCCGGCACGCGGGTCCCCGGCGGCGGATCAGGATCGACGAGCATCTTCCCGTCGACCACCGCCTCAGCAGGGTCTACCGGTTCGGTGCGGGCCTGATGGGTCTGTTCCTGCTCGTCTTCGGCATCCTGGGCCTCATCGACAAGGTGGGCTGGTTCGACACCCGCGGTGACGAGGTCGTGGGGCTGAGCACCAACGGCACGCTGAGCGTCCTGTCGGTCGCCGTGGGGCTGCTGCTGCTCGTCGGGATGGTGATCGGCGGCAACTTCGCCTCCACGCTGAACATGACGCTGGGCGTCCTGTTCATCCTGAGCGGCTTCGGCAACATGGCCCTGCTGGACACCGACTCCAACTTCCTGGCGTTCCGCATCCAGAACGTGCTGTTCAGCTTTGTCGTCGGCATCCTGCTGATGACGTTCGGGATGTACGGCAGGGTCGGCACGGCGCTGCCGCACGACAACCCGTACTGGCGGGCCCGCCACCCGCAGGAGTCGGAACGCGAGATGCGGCGCAAGGCGGGGGTGGGGATGGCGAAGCTGACGCGGGCCGACGCCCTCCCCGAGTCCGAAACGGGCGGGAAGGACGCCGGCTGA
- a CDS encoding amidase domain-containing protein, translated as MRSRTLSLAGSTLAAAVLASALLPVTAANAAASTPKVTSATKDAFGRVADNVLTDRTAVLLGGKAARKSLKPTGGVKLSAAQKKAEDGKLSALKGTKSRLAALGEAYTSADTKVTVDGAEVKGKKATVKVTETTTLKYKKIRGDEPASTGFEAHHVLTFTATAGTWQLTAMRSTDGGAPRINEPVVPAADAKLGRTPMAIINAPKAATTRNPAAKPKTLTGGAYDYRAMATYTEKYWKDYNPAYRKYNAVGGDCTNYLSQGLLAGGWKQISTVTPEEYDTWYYASNGTADAWIGVDEWSWFTQTAKRTTALANVYQMDIGDVMQVDFNADGSKDHSMMTTYRSSSGVPYLTYHDADTYRRSVASVIASYPTANYYAYRT; from the coding sequence GTGAGATCAAGGACGTTGAGCCTCGCAGGCTCGACCCTCGCAGCCGCCGTGCTGGCATCCGCACTGTTGCCCGTCACCGCCGCGAACGCCGCCGCGTCGACGCCCAAGGTCACGAGCGCCACCAAGGACGCCTTCGGCCGCGTCGCGGACAACGTGCTCACCGACCGCACGGCCGTCCTGCTCGGCGGCAAGGCCGCCCGCAAGTCGCTGAAGCCCACGGGTGGCGTCAAGCTGTCCGCGGCCCAGAAGAAGGCCGAGGACGGCAAGCTGTCCGCCCTCAAGGGCACCAAGTCCCGGCTCGCCGCCCTGGGCGAGGCGTACACGTCGGCGGACACGAAGGTCACCGTCGACGGCGCCGAGGTCAAGGGCAAGAAGGCCACGGTCAAGGTCACCGAGACCACGACCCTGAAGTACAAGAAGATACGCGGCGACGAGCCCGCCTCCACGGGCTTCGAGGCGCACCACGTACTCACCTTCACCGCCACCGCCGGCACGTGGCAGCTGACCGCCATGCGCTCCACGGACGGCGGCGCCCCGCGCATCAACGAGCCGGTCGTCCCGGCGGCGGACGCCAAGCTGGGCCGTACGCCGATGGCCATCATCAACGCCCCGAAGGCGGCCACCACCCGCAACCCGGCGGCCAAGCCGAAGACGCTCACCGGCGGTGCCTACGACTACAGGGCGATGGCGACGTACACCGAGAAGTACTGGAAGGACTACAACCCGGCGTACCGCAAGTACAACGCGGTCGGCGGCGACTGCACCAACTACCTCAGCCAGGGCCTCCTGGCGGGCGGCTGGAAGCAGATCTCCACGGTCACGCCCGAGGAGTACGACACCTGGTACTACGCGTCGAACGGCACGGCCGACGCCTGGATCGGCGTCGACGAGTGGTCCTGGTTCACCCAGACCGCCAAGCGGACCACCGCGCTCGCGAACGTCTACCAGATGGACATCGGTGACGTGATGCAGGTGGACTTCAACGCGGACGGGTCCAAGGACCACTCCATGATGACGACCTACCGCAGCTCCAGCGGCGTCCCGTACCTGACGTACCACGACGCGGACACCTACCGCCGTTCGGTCGCGAGCGTCATCGCCTCGTACCCGACCGCGAACTACTACGCGTACCGCACCTGA
- a CDS encoding transglycosylase domain-containing protein, with protein MQLKLPVVAADETMQLRVLDLDALDGRNEQSQPEKRGRRKAPRPSVRARFSASVGARLDPFVPFARRLRPRYPRPGRTDWRRWVPSWRQSLGAAGLTVGISTMLLTVAYATTEIPDDLNTFATQQDNVYFWSDGTPMARTGWVRRQAMPLKDVPEDVRWAVLAAENASFYSDPGISVSGITRALVRTVGEGDTQGGSTITQQYVKNVYLSQDRSLGRKFDEAMIALKLDNKMSKDRILEGYLNTSWFGRGTYGIQRAAQAYYGKDVNELNVSEAAVLASLLKGAGLYDPSLSQANRDRAVERWEWILDRMVTIGKLSKTERAKYTKFPEPIKQANQYDTGKQSDYLVVLASQYAKKAANITDQEFDRGGYQIYTTFDRKRQTELTDAVTKAREEVRKDAPKKAKTAHFGASSVAADGRILAVYGGPDHREQGYNESNATTVPSGSAFLPFVYAAGLEHGVVKERGGAATPVTPETVYDGNDAVPVTTPEGPYWDRDGDQVSAKNDGKKSWGPITLHDALANSVNTPFMQLGMDTGLDKVRDTAEAAGLLSSSFGAQVPALSVGSATPSAIRMASGYSTFAALGKHTEPYSVRKVTHNGSKIALATPKPKRAVGAKVAAQVTSALTDAFRTAHPTSPGAASFEVAGKGGTTQDDKAAWYVGTAKDVSTAVVVYRIDLTESLEPLALDGIAGTPNSGVPYDIWSSAMSIG; from the coding sequence ATGCAGTTGAAGCTCCCCGTCGTCGCGGCGGACGAGACCATGCAGCTGCGGGTCCTCGACCTGGACGCGCTCGACGGCCGGAACGAGCAGTCGCAACCGGAGAAACGGGGAAGACGCAAGGCGCCCAGGCCGTCTGTTCGCGCCAGGTTCTCCGCCTCTGTCGGCGCGCGACTCGACCCCTTCGTCCCTTTCGCCCGCCGGCTGCGTCCGCGGTACCCGCGCCCCGGCCGGACCGACTGGCGTCGCTGGGTGCCGTCCTGGCGGCAGTCGCTGGGGGCCGCCGGCCTGACCGTGGGCATCAGCACCATGCTGCTGACCGTCGCCTACGCCACCACGGAGATACCGGACGACCTCAACACCTTCGCCACCCAGCAGGACAACGTGTACTTCTGGTCCGACGGCACCCCCATGGCCCGCACGGGCTGGGTGCGGCGCCAGGCGATGCCGCTCAAGGACGTCCCCGAGGACGTGCGCTGGGCGGTCCTCGCGGCGGAGAACGCGAGCTTCTACTCGGACCCCGGCATCTCCGTCAGCGGCATCACCCGCGCGCTGGTGCGCACCGTCGGCGAGGGCGACACCCAGGGCGGCTCGACGATCACCCAGCAGTACGTCAAGAACGTGTACCTGTCACAGGACCGCTCGCTCGGGCGCAAGTTCGACGAGGCCATGATCGCCCTCAAGCTCGACAACAAGATGAGCAAGGACAGGATCCTTGAGGGCTATCTCAACACCAGCTGGTTCGGCCGCGGCACCTACGGCATCCAGCGGGCGGCCCAGGCGTACTACGGCAAGGACGTCAACGAGCTGAACGTCAGCGAGGCCGCGGTCCTCGCCTCCCTCCTCAAGGGCGCGGGCCTCTACGACCCCTCCCTCAGCCAGGCCAACCGCGACCGGGCGGTCGAGCGCTGGGAGTGGATCCTGGACCGGATGGTGACCATCGGGAAGCTGTCCAAGACCGAGCGCGCCAAGTACACGAAGTTCCCCGAGCCGATCAAGCAGGCGAACCAGTACGACACCGGCAAGCAGAGCGACTACCTGGTGGTGCTGGCCTCCCAGTACGCCAAGAAGGCCGCGAACATCACCGACCAGGAGTTCGACCGGGGCGGCTACCAGATCTACACGACCTTCGACCGCAAGCGGCAGACCGAGCTGACCGACGCCGTCACCAAGGCGCGCGAGGAGGTGCGGAAGGACGCTCCGAAGAAGGCGAAGACCGCCCACTTCGGAGCCTCCTCGGTCGCCGCCGACGGACGGATACTCGCCGTCTACGGCGGCCCCGACCACCGTGAACAGGGCTACAACGAGTCGAACGCGACCACCGTCCCGTCCGGCTCGGCCTTCCTGCCCTTCGTCTACGCCGCGGGCCTGGAACACGGTGTCGTCAAGGAACGCGGCGGCGCGGCTACACCTGTCACCCCGGAGACGGTCTACGACGGAAACGACGCCGTCCCGGTGACCACCCCCGAGGGGCCGTACTGGGACCGGGACGGCGATCAGGTCTCCGCCAAGAACGACGGCAAGAAGTCCTGGGGGCCGATCACCCTGCACGACGCGCTCGCCAACTCGGTGAACACGCCGTTCATGCAGCTCGGCATGGACACCGGCCTGGACAAGGTCCGCGACACCGCCGAGGCGGCAGGACTGCTCTCCTCCAGCTTCGGGGCGCAGGTGCCCGCGCTGTCCGTGGGCAGCGCCACGCCCAGCGCGATCCGCATGGCCAGCGGCTACAGCACCTTCGCCGCCCTGGGCAAGCACACCGAGCCGTACTCCGTGCGGAAGGTGACCCACAACGGGTCCAAGATCGCCCTGGCCACCCCGAAGCCGAAGCGTGCCGTGGGCGCCAAGGTGGCCGCCCAGGTCACCTCGGCGCTCACGGACGCCTTCCGCACCGCCCACCCCACCTCGCCCGGCGCCGCCTCCTTCGAGGTGGCCGGCAAGGGCGGGACCACACAGGACGACAAGGCCGCCTGGTACGTCGGGACGGCGAAGGACGTGTCGACCGCCGTCGTCGTCTACCGCATCGACCTCACCGAGAGCCTGGAGCCGCTGGCGCTCGACGGGATCGCCGGAACGCCCAACTCCGGCGTCCCCTACGACATCTGGTCCAGTGCGATGAGTATCGGCTGA
- a CDS encoding FmdB family zinc ribbon protein — translation MPRYEYRCRTCGDTFELSRPMAESSAPADCPVGHSDTVKLLSTVAVGGSAAASAPAPRAGGGGGGCCGGGCCG, via the coding sequence ATGCCTCGCTATGAGTACCGCTGCCGGACCTGCGGCGACACCTTCGAACTGAGCCGCCCGATGGCCGAGTCGTCCGCCCCCGCGGACTGCCCCGTGGGCCACTCCGACACGGTCAAACTGTTGTCGACGGTCGCGGTCGGCGGCTCGGCCGCGGCGTCCGCGCCCGCACCCCGGGCGGGCGGCGGCGGGGGCGGATGCTGTGGTGGCGGCTGCTGCGGTTGA
- a CDS encoding DedA family protein codes for MQAESMSGAPLWVIGLMDLLGAPGAGLAVALENLFPPIPSEVILPLAGFAASTGRMDLLAALFWTTVGSVVGALALYGVGALLGRDRTVAIAAKLPLVKVSDIEKTEAWFLRHGTKAIFFGRMIPVFRSLISVPAGVERMPLPVFTLLTTLGSALWNTAFVLAGYFLGANWAEVTAIVSTYSKLVLGAAALAVLAFLLARLLRRGSAPGARGCVNVRLRRGARQATDDPQPAHHSAPAP; via the coding sequence ATGCAAGCGGAGTCGATGAGCGGCGCACCCCTGTGGGTCATCGGTCTGATGGATCTCCTGGGGGCGCCGGGCGCGGGCCTGGCCGTGGCGCTGGAGAACCTCTTCCCGCCGATACCCAGTGAGGTCATCCTCCCCCTCGCCGGCTTCGCCGCGAGCACCGGCCGGATGGACCTCCTGGCCGCCCTGTTCTGGACCACCGTCGGCTCCGTCGTGGGCGCCCTCGCCCTCTACGGCGTCGGCGCCCTCCTCGGCCGCGACCGCACGGTCGCCATCGCCGCCAAGCTGCCCCTCGTCAAGGTCTCGGACATCGAGAAGACGGAGGCCTGGTTCCTCAGGCACGGCACCAAGGCGATCTTCTTCGGCCGCATGATCCCCGTCTTCCGCAGCCTCATCTCCGTACCGGCCGGCGTGGAACGCATGCCCCTCCCCGTCTTCACCCTCCTCACCACCCTGGGCAGCGCCCTGTGGAACACGGCCTTCGTCCTGGCCGGCTACTTCCTGGGCGCCAACTGGGCGGAGGTGACGGCGATCGTCTCGACGTACTCGAAGCTCGTGCTGGGAGCCGCGGCCCTGGCGGTGCTGGCGTTCCTGCTGGCCCGCCTCCTGAGGAGGGGCAGCGCTCCAGGGGCGCGGGGCTGCGTCAATGTGCGGCTCCGCCGCGGGGCGCGACAAGCCACGGACGACCCGCAGCCCGCACACCACAGCGCCCCCGCCCCCTGA
- a CDS encoding HAD family hydrolase, which produces MPGPQVLVASDLDRTLIYSAAALALTMPDARAPRLLTVEVHESKPLSYMTETAARLLADLGDAAVFVPTTTRTRKQYQRISLPGPEPKYAICANGGHLLVDGVTDAAWYERVTARLADECASLAEVRDHLAATTDPAWVRKHRVAEDLFVYLVVERELLPEEWVKDLAVWAENRGWTVSLQGRKLYAVPKPLTKSAAMREVARRTGAELTLAAGDSLLDADLLLAVDRAWRPGHGELADAGWVGPAVSALPERGVLAGERILREFLRAVKER; this is translated from the coding sequence ATGCCGGGGCCTCAGGTTCTTGTCGCGAGCGATCTCGACCGTACGCTCATCTACTCGGCCGCCGCGCTCGCGCTGACCATGCCGGACGCACGCGCGCCCCGACTGCTCACCGTCGAGGTGCACGAGAGCAAGCCGCTGTCGTACATGACGGAGACGGCCGCGCGGCTGCTCGCCGACCTGGGGGACGCGGCGGTGTTCGTGCCGACGACGACCCGGACGCGCAAGCAGTACCAGCGGATCAGTCTGCCGGGGCCGGAGCCGAAGTACGCGATCTGCGCCAACGGCGGGCATCTGCTGGTGGACGGCGTCACGGACGCCGCCTGGTACGAGCGGGTCACGGCCCGGCTCGCGGACGAGTGCGCGTCGCTCGCGGAGGTACGGGACCATCTGGCGGCCACGACGGATCCGGCGTGGGTGCGTAAGCACCGGGTCGCGGAGGATCTGTTCGTCTATCTCGTCGTGGAGCGAGAGCTGCTGCCCGAGGAGTGGGTGAAGGATCTGGCGGTGTGGGCCGAGAACCGGGGGTGGACCGTCTCCCTCCAGGGGCGCAAGCTCTACGCCGTGCCGAAGCCGCTCACCAAGAGTGCGGCCATGCGGGAGGTCGCGCGGCGGACCGGTGCCGAGTTGACGCTCGCCGCCGGTGACTCCCTGCTGGACGCGGATTTGCTGCTCGCGGTGGATCGGGCCTGGCGGCCGGGGCATGGGGAGCTTGCCGACGCGGGGTGGGTGGGGCCGGCTGTCAGTGCTCTTCCCGAGCGGGGGGTCTTGGCCGGGGAGCGGATTCTGCGGGAGTTCTTGCGGGCCGTGAAGGAACGCTGA
- a CDS encoding phosphoribosyltransferase domain-containing protein yields the protein MINAANDTTGTSGAVWSGAWVAERLGVELVGDEELSGLLGLALRRNPRRAHLLVSNVLGKHVPQSPAVVHGYGFALGRRVRELLGAAGVRTAVVLGYAETATGLGHSVADGVGEAPYLHSTRRPVEGVHQAGGFEESHSHATSHLLLPEDPTLLAGRGPLVLVDDEFSTGNTVLNTIRALHERYPRKRYVVVALVDMRSAADQGRLAEFAREIGARVDLVAAAKGTVRLPEGVLEKGQALVAEYEGAAAPVAAADPTARVTRVELGWPAGVPDGGRHGFTPSHRERLERALPGMAARLAEALPPGARRVLVLGFEELMYAPLALARELEKSTNGLEIRFSTTTRSPVLAVDDPGYAIRSRIVFPAHDDPSDGPGERYAYNVAGGDFDAVVAVVDSVADTPALHAADGLPATLAAHTPSVLLAVVPSYVPSYVPSYVPPVRHRRDTSSRPSAAETGNEGRRFEATGVSEPAEAAAGNGRKEPVADSTDEPSRTEATAERPYETSSAPSATRSGTDAAKAATSGMRPQATEAHEPPYAGPAPTPPSTTEPSAPAPPTPHVTERPPMLPEPLRGPDFSSYAPDEVGWLLQDLSEVTLEAPTEEREEAIQSGGAHYAESLPVEYQPSEQYQALFHSALEDSAERIALAVGVVTETVLAERAGRPVIVSLARAGTPVGVLMRRWAQYRHGVEVPHYAVSIVRGRGIDANALRWLAAHHDPAEVVFVDGWTGKGAITRELAAALLEFEESDGITGFDPEIAVLADPGSCVRTYGTREDFLIPSACLNSTVSGLISRTVLRSDLVGPDDFHGAKFYRELAGVDVSVGFLDAIAARFADVVDAVDARTKELLAADRTPTWEGWAAVERISEEYGIHDVNLVKPGVGETTRVLLRRVPWKILARAGAGADLDHVRLLAEQRGVPVEEVAELPYTCVGLIHPQYTRGATGADGKAVAV from the coding sequence ATGATTAACGCAGCGAACGACACGACCGGCACGTCCGGCGCGGTCTGGTCCGGGGCCTGGGTCGCCGAGCGGCTCGGGGTCGAACTGGTTGGCGACGAGGAGCTGAGCGGTCTGCTGGGGCTCGCGCTGCGGCGCAACCCCCGGCGGGCGCATCTGCTGGTGTCGAACGTGCTCGGCAAGCATGTGCCGCAGTCGCCGGCCGTCGTGCACGGGTACGGGTTCGCGCTCGGGCGCCGGGTGCGGGAGCTGCTGGGGGCGGCCGGGGTGCGGACCGCGGTCGTCCTCGGGTACGCCGAGACGGCCACCGGGCTCGGTCACTCGGTCGCGGACGGGGTGGGCGAGGCGCCCTACCTCCACTCCACCCGGCGCCCGGTCGAGGGCGTCCACCAGGCCGGCGGCTTCGAGGAGTCCCACTCCCACGCGACGTCGCATCTGCTGCTGCCGGAGGACCCCACGCTGCTCGCGGGGCGGGGACCGCTGGTGCTCGTCGACGACGAGTTCTCCACCGGGAACACGGTCCTCAACACCATTCGCGCGCTGCACGAGCGGTATCCGCGTAAGCGGTACGTCGTCGTGGCGCTGGTCGACATGCGGTCGGCCGCCGACCAGGGGCGGCTGGCCGAGTTCGCTCGTGAGATCGGGGCGCGGGTGGACCTGGTGGCCGCGGCGAAGGGGACCGTGCGGCTGCCGGAGGGGGTGCTGGAGAAGGGGCAGGCGCTGGTCGCGGAGTACGAGGGGGCCGCGGCGCCGGTAGCTGCCGCAGACCCGACGGCGCGGGTCACCCGGGTCGAGCTGGGCTGGCCTGCCGGGGTGCCCGACGGCGGGCGGCACGGTTTCACGCCCTCGCATCGTGAGCGTCTGGAGCGCGCGCTGCCCGGTATGGCCGCGCGCCTCGCGGAGGCCTTGCCGCCGGGTGCCCGCCGGGTGCTCGTGCTCGGCTTCGAGGAGCTGATGTACGCGCCGCTGGCGCTCGCGCGAGAGCTGGAGAAGTCGACGAACGGGTTGGAGATACGGTTCTCCACCACCACGCGGTCGCCTGTCCTCGCTGTCGACGACCCCGGTTACGCGATACGCAGCCGCATCGTCTTCCCCGCGCATGACGACCCTTCGGACGGGCCGGGGGAGCGGTACGCGTACAACGTGGCGGGCGGGGACTTCGACGCGGTGGTCGCCGTCGTCGACTCGGTGGCGGACACGCCCGCCCTGCACGCCGCCGACGGCCTGCCGGCGACCCTCGCCGCGCATACGCCGAGCGTGCTGCTCGCCGTAGTGCCGTCGTACGTCCCGTCGTATGTCCCGTCGTACGTCCCGCCGGTCCGGCACCGCCGGGACACGTCGTCCCGGCCGAGCGCCGCGGAGACGGGAAACGAGGGCCGGCGGTTCGAGGCGACCGGCGTGAGCGAGCCGGCCGAGGCGGCGGCAGGAAACGGCCGGAAGGAGCCCGTGGCGGACAGCACGGACGAGCCGTCGCGGACCGAGGCCACGGCCGAGCGGCCGTACGAGACGAGCTCGGCGCCTTCGGCGACCAGGTCGGGCACCGATGCGGCGAAGGCCGCGACGAGCGGCATGCGCCCGCAGGCGACCGAGGCCCATGAGCCGCCGTACGCCGGCCCCGCGCCCACCCCGCCGTCCACCACCGAACCATCCGCACCCGCGCCCCCGACCCCGCACGTCACCGAAAGGCCCCCCATGCTGCCCGAGCCCCTACGCGGCCCCGACTTCTCCTCCTACGCGCCGGACGAGGTCGGCTGGCTGTTGCAGGACCTCTCGGAGGTGACGCTGGAGGCGCCGACCGAGGAGCGGGAGGAGGCCATTCAGAGCGGGGGTGCGCACTACGCGGAGTCCCTGCCGGTCGAGTACCAGCCGAGTGAGCAGTACCAGGCGCTCTTCCACAGCGCGCTGGAGGATTCCGCCGAGCGGATCGCCTTGGCTGTGGGGGTCGTCACCGAGACCGTGCTGGCCGAGCGGGCGGGGCGGCCCGTCATCGTGTCGTTGGCTCGGGCCGGGACGCCCGTCGGTGTCCTGATGCGGCGGTGGGCCCAGTACCGGCATGGCGTCGAGGTGCCGCACTACGCCGTGTCGATCGTGCGGGGGCGGGGCATCGACGCCAACGCGCTGCGGTGGCTGGCGGCTCATCATGACCCCGCCGAGGTCGTCTTCGTCGACGGCTGGACCGGCAAGGGGGCGATCACCCGTGAACTCGCCGCCGCGCTGCTGGAGTTCGAGGAGTCGGACGGGATCACCGGGTTCGATCCGGAGATCGCGGTGCTCGCCGATCCGGGGTCGTGTGTGCGGACGTACGGTACGCGGGAGGACTTCCTCATTCCGTCCGCCTGTCTCAACTCGACGGTCTCCGGGCTGATTTCGCGGACCGTGCTGCGTTCGGATCTCGTCGGACCCGATGACTTCCACGGGGCGAAGTTCTACCGGGAGTTGGCCGGCGTCGATGTGTCGGTGGGGTTCCTGGACGCCATAGCCGCACGGTTCGCCGATGTCGTGGACGCCGTCGACGCCCGTACCAAGGAACTGCTCGCCGCCGATCGCACGCCGACCTGGGAGGGCTGGGCGGCCGTCGAGCGGATCAGTGAGGAGTACGGGATCCACGACGTCAACCTGGTCAAGCCCGGTGTCGGCGAGACCACTCGCGTGCTGTTGCGCCGGGTACCGTGGAAGATCCTCGCGCGGGCCGGGGCGGGCGCGGACCTCGACCACGTACGTCTACTCGCCGAACAGAGAGGGGTACCGGTGGAAGAGGTGGCCGAACTGCCGTACACATGCGTGGGGTTGATCCACCCGCAGTACACGCGGGGCGCGACCGGCGCCGACGGCAAGGCGGTGGCGGTCTGA
- a CDS encoding HpcH/HpaI aldolase/citrate lyase family protein: MRHFGHIAPEERQRLFYREPGEFDADSPPRVLAAALGATLYSPATRERLADDIVKQAGRGVVSMVLCLEDSIDDAEVVGAEENLVRQFADLAGRPDAELPLLFIRVRFPEQIPDLVSRFGPAVRLLSGFVFPKFTEERGVAFLEALTAAESVSGRRLFGMPVLESPELMYRETRVEALQGIAHTVDKYRDRVLALRLGVTDFCSSYALRRPPDMTAYDVQIVASVIADVVNVLGRADGTGFTVTGPVWEYFRVQERMFKPQLRTSPFLANRAGELRESIIEHALDGLLREISLDQANGLLGKTCIHPSHVLPVHALSVVSHEEFSDAEDIVRPDRNGGGVLRSASRNKMNEVKPHRAWAERVLQRAEVFGVANEDIGFVDLLAAGLPD; the protein is encoded by the coding sequence ATGCGTCATTTCGGGCACATCGCCCCTGAGGAGCGTCAGCGCCTCTTTTACCGGGAGCCGGGTGAGTTCGACGCCGACTCCCCGCCCCGCGTGCTCGCCGCCGCTCTCGGCGCCACGCTCTACAGCCCGGCCACCCGCGAGCGGCTGGCCGACGACATCGTCAAGCAGGCCGGACGCGGTGTGGTCTCCATGGTGCTGTGCCTGGAGGACTCGATCGACGACGCGGAGGTCGTGGGCGCCGAGGAGAACCTGGTCCGGCAGTTCGCCGACCTCGCCGGCCGGCCGGATGCCGAGCTTCCGCTGTTGTTCATCCGGGTCCGCTTCCCCGAGCAGATACCCGACCTCGTCAGCCGTTTCGGCCCGGCCGTACGGCTGCTGTCCGGGTTCGTGTTCCCGAAGTTCACCGAGGAGCGGGGCGTCGCGTTCCTGGAGGCGCTCACCGCCGCGGAGTCCGTGAGCGGGCGGCGGCTGTTCGGGATGCCGGTGCTGGAATCGCCGGAGCTGATGTACAGGGAGACGCGCGTAGAAGCACTCCAGGGCATCGCCCACACCGTCGACAAGTACCGCGACCGCGTCCTCGCGCTGCGCCTCGGTGTCACCGACTTCTGCTCCTCGTACGCGCTGCGCCGCCCGCCCGACATGACCGCGTACGACGTCCAGATCGTCGCCTCCGTGATCGCGGACGTGGTGAACGTGCTGGGGCGCGCCGACGGCACCGGGTTCACGGTCACCGGGCCGGTGTGGGAGTACTTCCGGGTCCAGGAGCGCATGTTCAAGCCCCAGTTGCGCACCAGCCCCTTCCTGGCGAACCGGGCCGGGGAGTTGCGCGAGTCGATCATCGAGCACGCGCTGGACGGTCTGCTGCGCGAGATCTCCCTCGACCAGGCCAACGGGCTGCTCGGCAAGACCTGCATCCATCCCTCGCACGTGCTGCCGGTGCACGCGCTCTCCGTGGTCAGCCACGAGGAGTTCAGCGACGCCGAGGACATCGTGCGGCCCGACCGCAACGGCGGCGGAGTTCTGCGTTCCGCCTCCCGCAACAAGATGAACGAGGTCAAGCCGCATCGCGCCTGGGCGGAAAGGGTTCTGCAGCGCGCCGAGGTGTTCGGTGTCGCCAATGAGGACATCGGGTTCGTGGATCTGCTGGCCGCCGGGCTGCCCGACTGA
- a CDS encoding TerD family protein, which produces MTHAMLKGSNVPIEATAVRAVLRWAPGQGAPVVDASALLLGPDGRVRSDEDFVFYNQPRHPSGKVWRLGQKRVAEGLTDTIQTDLAGVESAVSQILLVASAEDVSFGRVRSLRILLYDATVADAEPLAYFDIKPETGEETALICGELYRRGGGWKFRALGEGYSNGLQGLATDFGISVDESEAAAAAAAAADQTAATQPPTPEISVPLPPEQPTTGVPSQPAYGYPPAAPTQQPAQPAYGYPHPQPTPATANGPAYGYPQPTAAALDPDFRLPPQGPQFIGR; this is translated from the coding sequence ATGACGCACGCGATGCTGAAGGGGTCGAACGTCCCGATCGAAGCCACGGCGGTCCGCGCCGTGCTGCGCTGGGCGCCCGGGCAGGGCGCCCCGGTGGTTGACGCCTCGGCGCTGCTCCTCGGTCCCGACGGCCGCGTACGGTCCGACGAGGACTTCGTCTTCTACAACCAGCCGCGCCATCCCTCGGGCAAGGTGTGGCGGCTCGGCCAGAAGCGCGTGGCCGAAGGCCTCACTGACACCATCCAGACCGACCTGGCGGGTGTCGAGTCCGCCGTCAGCCAGATTCTCCTCGTGGCCTCCGCCGAGGACGTCTCCTTCGGCCGCGTACGGTCCCTGCGCATCCTGCTGTACGACGCCACCGTCGCCGACGCCGAACCGCTGGCGTACTTCGACATCAAGCCCGAGACCGGCGAGGAGACCGCCCTCATCTGCGGCGAGCTCTACCGCCGTGGCGGCGGCTGGAAGTTCCGCGCCCTGGGCGAGGGCTACAGCAACGGACTCCAGGGCCTCGCCACGGACTTCGGCATCTCGGTCGACGAGTCGGAGGCGGCGGCAGCCGCCGCGGCCGCGGCCGACCAGACCGCCGCGACCCAGCCGCCGACCCCGGAGATCTCGGTCCCCCTGCCCCCGGAGCAGCCCACCACCGGTGTCCCGTCCCAGCCCGCGTACGGCTACCCCCCGGCGGCCCCCACCCAACAGCCCGCCCAGCCGGCCTACGGCTACCCCCACCCCCAGCCGACCCCCGCCACCGCCAACGGCCCGGCCTACGGCTACCCCCAGCCCACGGCGGCGGCCCTGGACCCCGACTTCCGCC